One Primulina huaijiensis isolate GDHJ02 chromosome 5, ASM1229523v2, whole genome shotgun sequence DNA segment encodes these proteins:
- the LOC140976338 gene encoding uncharacterized protein isoform X2 yields MDIVDVFLVNKDGRFSGESFVVFAVNMQAELALQRDRQNMGRRYVEVFRCKKQEYYNAIAAEVSEGAYDGVDNRGSSPPVRRKRSPDKNNMKYTEILKMRGLPYSVKKSEIVIFFEEFLVTEDKIQIGCRSDGKATGEAYVEFASAEEAKKAMSKDKMLIGSRYVELFPSTSDDARKSASRSR; encoded by the coding sequence ATGGACATTGTGGACGTCTTCTTGGTGAATAAGGATGGGAGATTCTCTGGAGAATCGTTTGTCGTCTTTGCTGTGAATATGCAGGCTGAACTTGCTCTTCAGAGAGATCGACAGAACATGGGAAGGAGATATGTGGAAGTGTTTCGTTGCAAAAAGCAGGAATATTACAATGCCATAGCCGCTGAGGTGAGTGAAGGAGCTTATGACGGGGTTGATAATCGTGGATCCTCACCTCCAGTTCGACGTAAGAGATCTCCAgataaaaataacatgaaatacACAGAGATCTTGAAGATGCGTGGGCTCCCTTACTCCgtaaaaaaatcagaaatcgTGATTTTTTTCGAAGAGTTCCTTGTCACCGAGGATAAGATTCAGATCGGATGCCGGTCTGATGGGAAAGCTACTGGAGAAGCTTATGTTGAGTTTGCTTCTGCTGAAGAGGCTAAGAAAGCCATGTCCAAGGACAAGATGCTGATCGGATCTCGGTATGTGGAACTCTTTCCTTCGACATCAGACGATGCTAGAAAATCTGCGTCAAGATCACGCTAG
- the LOC140976338 gene encoding uncharacterized protein isoform X1 — MYGHRGAMFGSGGVSDGYEIGSKRPRMMESNPYFAVRSSSNSHQRYGFGSRFQPAPFPVVRLRGLPFNCTDVDIFKFFAGMDIVDVFLVNKDGRFSGESFVVFAVNMQAELALQRDRQNMGRRYVEVFRCKKQEYYNAIAAEVSEGAYDGVDNRGSSPPVRRKRSPDKNNMKYTEILKMRGLPYSVKKSEIVIFFEEFLVTEDKIQIGCRSDGKATGEAYVEFASAEEAKKAMSKDKMLIGSRYVELFPSTSDDARKSASRSR, encoded by the exons ATGTACGGGCATAGAGG GGCAATGTTTGGGAGCGGGGGGGTTTCAGACGGGTACGAGATCGGATCAAAGAGACCAAGAATGATGGAATCAAATCCCTACTTCGCAGTGAGAAGCAGTTCAAACAGCCATCAAAGATATGGCTTTGGCAGCAGATTCCAGCCGGCTCCCTTTCCAGTTGTTCGTTTAAGGGGTCTTCCCTTCAATTGCACGGATGTTGACATTTTCAAGTTCTTTGCTGGAATGGACATTGTGGACGTCTTCTTGGTGAATAAGGATGGGAGATTCTCTGGAGAATCGTTTGTCGTCTTTGCTGTGAATATGCAGGCTGAACTTGCTCTTCAGAGAGATCGACAGAACATGGGAAGGAGATATGTGGAAGTGTTTCGTTGCAAAAAGCAGGAATATTACAATGCCATAGCCGCTGAGGTGAGTGAAGGAGCTTATGACGGGGTTGATAATCGTGGATCCTCACCTCCAGTTCGACGTAAGAGATCTCCAgataaaaataacatgaaatacACAGAGATCTTGAAGATGCGTGGGCTCCCTTACTCCgtaaaaaaatcagaaatcgTGATTTTTTTCGAAGAGTTCCTTGTCACCGAGGATAAGATTCAGATCGGATGCCGGTCTGATGGGAAAGCTACTGGAGAAGCTTATGTTGAGTTTGCTTCTGCTGAAGAGGCTAAGAAAGCCATGTCCAAGGACAAGATGCTGATCGGATCTCGGTATGTGGAACTCTTTCCTTCGACATCAGACGATGCTAGAAAATCTGCGTCAAGATCACGCTAG
- the LOC140976340 gene encoding uncharacterized protein: MTKESSSKNCFPIKTLMSEEISRRTSTNQNLPSVVARLMGVEMLPFDSKSEAQLGAIKNKSPTSELLDKEWPEKRSNISQQLVSGSGGHYRDSYSDMCSSRVQVNKCKTREHPQEEELQKFKKEFEAWQATRFKQCSKNVEFSSNPNQLIAQADLNRERIIFYANSKRTSTCERMNKPKNFAVLAGPNETPALQSCKKKNKYYSSDEKNSLRSNATTRTHYSYYQPMNSNRLLDMASASAEIVTRRPGPAPMGLNEDSWNSTPCTSQYRGSEEDFLEEVKERLNIELHGKSSERSSTARGGGIETPYWEKPSESRQIAQNLAQEVRESAVNVLGMDLIRSESTKSHGKEIWFNGTGSPEFINRDTRRFLAKRLRNFLKGETNQEIPIADRYRSKLLTSNNNKGRTGFSRYPNKFTNELEKPNRPFRRELEGSKMYPKEQSPQSLMRTLSAPVCGSPFGKLLLEDHHVLTGAQIRRKLEIIDKVSTKAKKQNKETFSIREKVSTLTGKLFLHRRVKSTVEPHQIKNDLFRDITSGPTVLMGYFETNENSTEVPPSPASVCSCSHDEFWRPMDNSSPSSSSDVHQLEDGDMPFVFREINSNLNELRKKLNQLECADPEEDINEQRPSEVEADVENQDEAYIKYLLIAAGLYDGSCNRSLSNWNTMGKPISNHVFEEVEDSYRTTTKVDEICSKYQKLNHKMIFDLLNEVLPNILRPSTNQSRYMAKTFGYAYKTPLGKKLLFHVWEFIRLYVNSPSDKSYYALDSLLTRDWKLSTLSHLIDDDINSIGLEIESQIMKELIEEMVEDIERRLPEKI, from the exons ATGACAAAGGAATCATCTAGCAAGAACTGTTTTCCTATAAAGACATTGATGAGTGAAGAGATTTCTAGAAGGACAAGCACCAACCAAAATTTACCCAGTGTCGTGGCTCGTCTAATGGGAGTCGAGATGTTGCCTTTCGATTCTAAATCAGAGGCACAACTGGgtgcaataaaaaataaatcccCGACCAGCGAGTTGTTAGACAAGGAATGGCCAGAAAAGAGATCAAATATCTCTCAACAGCTGGTGTCTGGTTCTGGTGGCCACTATAGAGACAGCTATTCTGATATGTGCAGCAGTCGGGTGCAGGTGAACAAGTGTAAGACCCGGGAGCATCCTCAAGAGGAAGAACTGCAGAAGTTTAAGAAAGAATTTGAAGCATGGCAAGcaacaagatttaagcaatgtTCAAAGAATGTAGAATTTAGCAGCAATCCAAACCAGTTGATAGCACAAGCTGACCTTAACAGAGAGAGGATTATTTTCTATGCTAATTCTAAGAGAACCTCGACTTGTGAGAGGATGAATAAACCTAAGAATTTTGCGGTTCTAGCAGGTCCAAATGAAACACCTGCTTTACAGAGCtgcaaaaagaaaaacaaatattaCTCATCTGATGAGAAGAATTCTCTACGTTCAAATGCTACGACAAGAACGCACTATAGTTATTATCAACCGATGAATTCTAATAGGTTACTTGATATGGCTTCGGCGTCTGCCGAGATTGTTACTCGGAGACCTGGCCCTGCCCCGATGGGTCTAAATGAAGATTCATGGAATAGTACTCCCTGCACTAGTCAGTATAGAGGTAGTGAAGAAGATTTTCTTGAAGAGGTGAAGGAAAGGCTGAATATCGAGTTGCACGGTAAAAGCTCTGAAAGGAGCTCCACCGCTAGAGGAGGTGGAATCGAGACTCCTTATTGGGAAAAACCTTCTGAATCAAGACAAATTGCTCAGAATTTAGCTCAAGAAGTAAGGGAAAGTGCGGTGAATGTTTTGGGGATGGATTTGATAAGGTCAGAGTCTACAAAATCACATGGAAAAGAAATTTGGTTTAATGGAACCGGTTCTCCTGAGTTCATTAATAGAGATACGAGGAGATTCTTGGCAAAGAGGTTGAGAAATTTTCTGAAAGGAGAAACAAATCAAGAAATTCCAATCGCTGACCGCTATAGATCAAAATTGTTgacatcaaataataataagggCAGAACTGGATTCTCAAGATACCCCAACAAGTTTACTAATGAACTAGAAAAGCCAAATAGGCCTTTCAGACGGGAGCTTGAGGGTAGTAAAATGTACCCAAAAGAACAGTCTCCTCAAAGCCTGATGCGGACTTTGTCTGCCCCAGTATGTGGATCGCCATTCGGAAAACTCCTTCTTGAGGATCACCATGTCTTAACTGGAGCCCAAATAAGAAGAAAGCTTGAAATTATTGATAAAGTCTCAACAAAAGCCAAGAAACAGAATAAGGAAACGTTCAGCATCAGGGAAAAGGTTTCGACACTTACAGGGAAACTGTTTCTTCACAGGAGAGTTAAGTCAACAGTGGAACCACATCAAATTAAAAACGACCTCTTCAGAGATATCACGAGCGGACCAACTGTGTTGATGGGTTACTTTGAGACAAAT GAGAATTCAACTGAAGTGCCACCAAGCCCTGCATCTGTGTGCAGCTGTAGTCACGATGAGTTCTGGAGGCCAATGGATAACTCAAGCCCATCATCATCCTCAGATGTACATCAACTGGAGGACGGTGATATGCCTTTTGTGTTCAGAGaaataaactcaaatttgaaTG AGTTGCGGAAGAAACTGAACCAACTTGAATGTGCTGATCCAGAGGAGGATATAAATGAACAGCGGCCAAGTGAAGTAGAAGCGGACGTAGAGAATCAAGATGAAGCCTATATCAAATATTTGCTCATTGCGGCAGGTTTGTATGACGGTTCGTGTAACCGTTCTTTATCGAATTGGAACACAATGGGTAAGCCTATTAGCAACCATGTCTTTGAAGAAGTGGAAGATTCTTACAGAACAACAACTAAGGTTGATGAAATTtgttcaaaatatcaaaaactaAATCACAAGATGATTTTTGACTTGTTAAATGAAGTACTTCCAAACATACTTAGGCCATCCACAAACCAGTCGAGATATATGGCAAAGACTTTTGGTTATGCATATAAGACTCCATTAGGAAAGAAGCTTCTGTTTCACGTATGGGAATTTATACGGCTGTATGTGAATTCGCCATCCGATAAATCATATTATGCTCTTGATAGTCTGCTAACCCGGGATTGGAAGTTGAGTACATTATCCCATTTGATTGACGATGATATAAACTCTATCGGTCTAGAGATTGAATCTCAGATCATGAAAGAACTGATCGAAGAAATGGTTGAGGATATCGAACGACGACTTCctgaaaaaatttga
- the LOC140976467 gene encoding WUSCHEL-related homeobox 8-like encodes MEWEKPPLQGEDFNGGGGGMFVKVMTDEQMEDLRKQIAVYATICEQLVELHESLTSQNDLAGVRFGNPYCDPLITSGTHKITGRQRWTPTPTQLQHLEHLFDQGNGTPSKQKIKEITTELSQHGQISETNVYNWFQNRRARSKRKQHAAPTANNVDSEVETEVESPDLKTKKPEESQPPHILTSKSEDLSFQSSQGTTAIHHVDAHVSKSESMLPPEGSATLGGSFGQTSFYGRMDSLIGKLEFPGNYDPYLHQDDFMA; translated from the exons ATGGAGTGGGAAAAACCGCCGCTGCAGGGGGAGGATTTCAACGGCGGAGGCGGGGGGATGTTTGTGAAGGTGATGACCGACGAGCAAATGGAAGACCTCCGCAAGCAGATAGCGGTTTACGCCACGATTTGCGAACAGCTCGTTGAATTGCACGAATCCCTCACTTCCCAAAACGATCTCGCTG GAGTGAGGTTTGGAAACCCATACTGTGACCCCTTGATAACATCTGGAACCCATAAAATTACTGGCAGACAGCGTTGGACCCCGACACCTACGCAGCTTCAGCATCTGGAGCACTTATTCGATCAAGGGAATGGTACTCCAAGCAAGCagaagatcaaagaaataacCACAGAGTTGTCACAACACGGGCAGATTTCTGAAACAAATGTCTATAATTGGTTTCAAAATAGACGTGCTCGGTCAAAAAGGAAGCAACATGCTGCACCGACAGCAAACAATGTTGACTCGGAAGTTGAGACAGAGGTTGAGTCACCCGATTTGAAGACGAAGAAGCCCGAGGAATCCCAGCCTCCACACATCTTAACTTCAAAGTCTGAGGATCTAAGTTTTCAAAGTTCTCAGGGTACTACTGCAATTCATCATGTGGATGCACATGTCAGTAAATCTGAATCCATGCTGCCTCCTGAAGGCAGCGCCACTCTTGGTGGTAGTTTTGGGCAAACATCCTTTTATGGAA GAATGGACAGCTTGATAGGAAAATTGGAATTTCCAGGAAACTATGATCCTTACTTACACCAAGATGACTTCATGGCTTGA